From a single Pelodiscus sinensis isolate JC-2024 chromosome 4, ASM4963464v1, whole genome shotgun sequence genomic region:
- the SRCAP gene encoding helicase SRCAP isoform X9 → MPQPRAGCASVLHEGSLYKQPHTETAASQYWIAPDKMTGSNPVSPASSGSPASSGSISPPHLTHDSSLDSHLGFDVPRLQSKALASPGAYASDPASMWDKTHAEIAEQAKHEAEIENRISEMKKEGFWSLKRLSKVPEPVRPKVHWDYLCEEMQWLSADFAQERRWKRGVARKVVRMVIRHHEEQKQKEERAKREEQAKLRRIASSIAKEVKQFWSNVEKVVQFKQQSRLEEKRKKALDLQLDFIVGQTEKYSDLLTQSLNETFPIASKTGSSSHISSSHAGSTASSPPPPTHLTDDEDGDFQPHEESDDEETIEVEEQQEGNDSETHRREIELLKQESELPLEELLQSLPAQILENSCITAPSTSSSENEEEEEEAAGESEEEVEQQSKMQEKEKSVIQRNKRPWKPDKEDEEFTANEEEAPFLSAEDEEETIDAEEKLEGDMDHRNELDELAREGELPMEELLQKYAGAYASDFEMDESDSSSGASEPSTSEYEEESEDEDHSSQSDSTTEEESEEVEEESQEEEEEDATTEEVTTASREEDFGVEYLLKRDEDRGEGGNDAAPALGPKKEITDIAATAESLQPKGYTLATTQVKTPIPYLLRGTLREYQHIGLDWLVTMYEKKLNGILADEMGLGKTIQTISLLAHLACEKGSWGPHLIIVPTSVMLNWEMEIKRWCPSFKILTYYGAQKERKLKRQGWTKPNAFHICITSYKLVLQDHQAFRRKNWKYLILDEAQNIKNFKSQRWQSLLNFNSQRRLLLTGTPLQNSLMELWSLMHFLMPHVFQSHREFKEWFSNPLTGMIEGSQEYNESLVKRLHKVLRPFLLRRVKVDVEKQMPKKYEHVIKCRLSKRQRYLYDDFMAQATTKETLATGHFMSVINILMQLRKVCNHPNLFDPRPIHSPFITEGICFSTASLVLGALERDPFKHVDMGIFDLINLEGRVSRYEADTFLPKWKVTRKLIEEIAESPDPPPRPKPVKMKVNRMLQPVPKPENRTVVLVNSPRPITPLQRPMTPVLPEALAPMHPMGPVLPGPIQPPLLPHPMAVPVSLPLPLPPSPVPVPPAARPQGPTLVPTLSQNNAAAAVLQAPVSAPQVLPTLMPAAQLVPNAPQPPVLPAPAATAAASALKPGPVPAPAVRLAASPLNPGTMGGMMKPVTVHSTTNTLPGYSFPATSAVQQRLLLSPDMQARLPSGEVVSIAQLASLANRPLQSAPGSKPLTFQIQGNKLTLTGTQVRQVTMAQPRQLQRNVVHLVSAGGQHHIISQPTQVALIQAMTQQSGQAQGGVQAMPGPQPTTILPATASATTAAATSAAISVPIGATQVPSSVVNSSGVVKIVVRQAPRDGLVPAPALQQPPRPATATSTTTLPTLPATLMAQRAQLPVAPIPPVRLPTQPLVPVRTPTPLQALVRPMIRVVQAPVPSMEQPAPAPPSPVPAAPLPNPPATTIATVSCPSLALRPAPAAAPSPGPKEEPETLTLRSTTPTPPPPSPRAPRHRRQPPPPPRSPFYLESLEEKRKKQKEERLDRLFRLNEQHCNLAPIYGTEVLRLCTLFPPSPAGEQEEEGQEVAPKLDGWKGASYTHCYVAQVQRDPQHLEAYWQRATALAQAILTPQQRVEQLADIIERFIFAMPPVEAPAITIHTSHPPPSLLLHQAIFKETLRREISPRASGLHRIVCNMRTQFPDLRLIQYDCGKLQTLDLLLRQLKAGAHRVLIFTQMTRMLDVLEQFLNYHGHIYLRLDGSTRVEQRQALMERFNADKRIFCFILSTRSGGVGVNLTGADTVVFYDSDWNPTMDAQAQDRCHRIGQTRDVHIYRLISERTVEENILKKANQKRMLGDMAIEGGNFTTAYFKQQTIRELFDMPLDEPAKKDGEVLTMAPEDEEDPMANKQTQILEQALCKAEDPEDIRAATQAKAEQVAELAEFNENIPLDADERPSKEEEEEMSKAEQEIASLVEQLTPIERYAMNFLEASLEDISREELKQAEEQVEAARKDIDQAKDEVVFKLPDDEDEGRLSEEGYMKKSKKARVPSRACPERAGTRMSERLRGTRLSLREADGVDTELPHARLPSLRHLRGQHARLESEEPEDHLSLVAQHTRGAAIRRDLVREEMPALTRRAVAKREDPGKVPGAGERMLRPIHHRTEAPIAGERVLRASPQRPEPSATGDKLLRGTHQRAEPLAAIERVLRAIPQRADAPVPGDRVLRGTQQRTESLATMERVLRSAPPRTDVPAPGDRVPRPAFFRPEVAPAREQDLTPETPITGAKLLQLRPEVAPARESSQSTLPATEMGMAMGVPALVGHESTASTEEPASKMLPAEHVLQMKPPLFGEEVLGSVELVTREKMGSTELSSASEKVPLPAPCGLEIPATDKLVPSLETPASGEETPEEAKGFQSKAKVAQELAQHPGELHSVDVKRGEPVRHVPEELESPVPDGPVAELPLEMPTHGAAKTGIESSTAEFFSTTEDKVPGEAEPQPAWPLMGPLNQPVEAANSLPRLKMPPPSKEQNGLERPSPFSNSLSKAQPQDLAQDSTEPAELISGGSGTLKEMPKRGLGDQEGKPQHPDGVSAASLELGEMQSGTTSSSDSPSPAKTPRRRTSADVEIRQNHQGQDGPAAKVLRKLPGRLVTVVEEKELIRRRRNRVHKTDATGSTVVSPSSSSAHSISEMELSPSGKELPLLRDLPARRRIELESRAAKERGDEGSGLELPPSLPPPPLKRKRGRPPKNKSPEQPSQGEVQLPPGTHVPRISKPEIKTPEPSSPKTKTLEQPCKGETWPLPSTPKPRGQKLEPKAPEPASPRNKTESSENDSPLEKRRRGRPPKTHWVPAAPSTESPPKRKRGRPPKNPASPRVETPAPRPGSTSDRDTSTEKEPPPPGHKRRRRRKEEPGPAPSESSSDGEEARPLTRLARLRQEEKLESGSECSALLPSQNAAPKPEPDGTSSGESSMSEQTPARSTRQRPGSLMPPLEQEHQRRKRGCLSEGGKSSGAAGSSEEEGGGESESSAELSGEEGERQPKRQRRHAARAPSGRRRQCPQGSSADRILRSAAATPAGNTRSAAGAPTPSATAAPAAMVTSSLSIRGRKPKT, encoded by the exons ATGCCTCAACCCAGAGCTGGCTGTGCTTCAGTGCTGCATGAGGGATCCCTCTATAAACAGCCCCACACAGAGACAGCTGCGTCTCAGTACTGG ATTGCACCAGACAAAATGACGGGGAGCAATCCTGTGTCACCGGCCTCTTCGGGGTCACCTGCCTCCAGCGGCAGCATCTCGCCGCCACATCTCACTCACGATTCCTCCCTGGACAGTCACCTGGGCTTTGATGTgcccaggctgcagagcaaagCTCTGGCGTCCCCGGGGGCTTATGCCTCGGACCCAGCCAGCATGTGGGACAAGACGCACGCTGAGATCGCTGAGCAGGCCAAGCAT GAGGCAGAGATTGAGAACCGCATCTCAGAGATGAAAAAGGAGGGTTTCTGGTCCTTAAAGAGGCTCTCCAAGGTGCCAGAGCCAGTTCGCCCCAAGGTGCACTGGGATTACCTCTGTGAGGAGATGCAGTGGCTTTCAGCAGACTTCGCCCAGGAGCGCCGTTGGAAGAGGGGTGTGGCCAGGAAG GTTGTACGGATGGTGATCCGGCACCATGAAGAGCAGAAGCAGAAGGAGGAGCGAGCTAAGCGGGAAGAGCAGGCCAAGCTGAGGCGCATCGCCTCCTCCATCGCCAAAGAGGTCAAGCAGTTCTGGAGCAATGTGGAGAAG GTGGTGCAGTTCAAGCAGCAGTCTCGcctggaggaaaagagaaagaaggcCTTGGACCTGCAGCTAGACTTCATTGTGGGCCAAACAGAGAAGTACTCAGATTTGCTGACTCAGAGCCTCAACGAGACTTTTCCCATTGCCAGCAAGACTGGCTCCTCCTCCCACATCAGTTCCTCCCACGCTGGCTCCACCGcgtccagccccccgccacccACACACCTCACCGATGATGAAG ATGGGGACTTCCAGCCCCATGAGGAGTCAGACGATGAGGAGACGATTGAGGTGGAGGAACAGCAGGAAGGGAACGACTCGGAGACGCATCGGCGTGAGATAGAGCTGCTGAAGCAGGAGAGTGAGCTGCCCCTAGAGGAGCtgctgcagtccctgcctgcccAGATCCTGGAGAATTCCTGCATCACTGCCCCCTCTACCTCCAGCTCCGaaaatgaggaggaggaagaggaggcagcgggggagagTGAGGAGGAGGTAGAGCAACAATCGAAGATG CAGGAGAAAGAAAAGTCTGTCATACAGAGGAACAAAAGGCCGTGGAAGCCTGACAAGGAGGACGAGGAGTTCACAGCCAATGAGGAGGAAG CCCCCTTTCTCTCAGCTGAGGATGAAGAGGAGACAATTGATGCTGAAGAGAAGCTGGAAGGGGACATGGATCACAGGAACGAACTGGATGAGTTGGCCCGGGAAG GGGAACTACCCATGGAGGAGCTGCTGCAGAAATATGCTGGCGCCTACGCCTCGGACTTTGAGATGGATGAGTCGGACAGCTCCTCGGGTGCCTCGGAGCCCAGCACCTCGGAGTATGAGGAAGAGTCTGAGGATGAGGACCACAGCAGCCAGTCAG ACTCCACCACAGAGGAGGAGAGCGAGGAGGtagaggaggagagccaggaagaggaggaggaggatgccaccACTGAGGAAGTGACGACAGCAAGCCGGGAGGAAGACTTTGGTGTGGAGTATCTGCTGAAAAGGGACGAGGATCGGGGAGAGGGGGGCAACgacgcagcccctgccctgggaccCAAGAAGGAGATCACGGACATTGCAGCCACTGCCGAGAGCCTTCAGCCCAAGGGCTACACCCTGGCCACCACCCAG GTGAAGACGCCTATCCCTTACCTGCTGCGGGGGACCCTACGGGAGTATCAACACATCGGCCTGGACTGGCTGGTCACCATGTACGAAAAGAAGCTCAACGGGATCCTGGCGGACGAGATGGGGCTGGGCAAGACCATCCAGACCATCTCCCTGCTGGCTCATCTGGCCTGCGAGAAGG GTAGCTGGGGGCCCCACCTGATCATCGTGCCCACCAGCGTGATGCTGAACTGGGAGATGGAGATCAAGCGCTGGTGCCCCAGTTTCAAGATCCTCACCTACTATGGGGCGCAGAAGGAGCGCAAGCTCAAGCGGCAG ggctggaccAAGCCCAACGCCTTCCACATCTGCATCACCTCGTACAAGCTAGTGCTGCAGGACCACCAGGCATTCCGGCGCAAGAACTGGAAGTACCTGATTCTGGATGAGGCCCAGAACATCAAGAACTTCAAATCCCAGCGCTGGCAGTCGCTGCTCAACTTCAACAG TCAGAGGCGGCTGCTGCTGACGGGCACCCCCCTGCAGAACAGCCTGATGGAGCTCTGGTCCCTCATGCACTTCCTGATGCCCCACGTCTTCCAGTCACATCGCGAGTTCAAGGAGTGGTTCTCCAACCCACTGACAGGCATGATAGAGGGCAGCCAGGAGTACAATGAGAGCCTGGTCAAGCGGCTGCACAAG GTGCTGCGGCCCTTCCTCCTGCGGAGGGTGAAGGTGGACGTGGAGAAGCAAATGCCAAAGAAATACGAGCACGTTATCAAGTGCCGGCTGTCCAAGCGCCAGCGTTATCTCTACGATGACTTCATGGCCCAGGCCAC CACCAAGGAGACTCTGGCCACGGGGCATTTCATGAGTGTCATTAACATCCTGATGCAGCTGCGGAAGGTGTGCAACCACCCCAACCTCTTCGACCCCCGTCCCATCCACTCGCCTTTCATCACCGAGGGCATCTGTTTCAGCACCGCCTCCCTCGTTCTGGGCGCCCTCGAAAGGGACCCCTTTAAG CATGTGGACATGGGAATTTTCGACCTCATCAACCTGGAGGGGCGTGTGTCCCGCTATGAGGCCGACACCTTCCTGCCGAAGTGGAAGGTGACAAGGAAGCTAATTGAGGAAATCGCAGAGTCCCCAGACCCTCCGCCCAGGCCCAAGCCTGTCAAGATGAAAGTAAACAG gatGCTGCAGCCGGTGCCAAAGCCAGAGAACCGGACCGTGGTGCTGGTGAACAGCCCTCGCCCCATAACCCCCTTGCAGAGACCTATGACTCCTGTGCTGCCAGAGGCTCTGGCTCCCATGCACCCAATGGGCCCCGTTCTCCCAGGGCCCATTCAGCCGCCCTTACTCCCTCACCCTATGGCCGTACCTGTCTCGCTGCCCTTGCCCCTCCCGCCGTCCCCAGTGCCGGTGCCTCCCGCTGCCAGGCCACAGGGCCCAACACTAGTGCCTACGCTGAGCCAGAACAACGCTGCTGCTGCCGTGCTCCAGGCCCCGGTGTCTGCACCGCAGG TCCTGCCTACACTGATGCCTGCGGCCCAGCTGGTCCCAaatgccccccagcctcccgtgCTGCCGgcccctgctgccactgctgctgcctccgcCCTCAAGCCTGGGCCAGTGCCAGCCCCCGCTGTACGGCTAGCCGCCAGCCCCCTGAACCCTGGCACCATGGGGGGCATGATGAAGCCAGTGACAGTCCATTCCACCACCAACACCCTGCCTGGCTACAGCTTCCCAGCCACCAGTGCTGTGCAGCAGAGACTGCTGCTCTCCCCAGACATGCAGGCCCGGCTGCCCT CGGGCGAGGTAGTGAGTATCGCACAGCTGGCCTCTCTGGCCAACCGGCCGCTGCAGAGCGCCCCAGGCAGCAAGCCCCTCACCTTCCAGATCCAAGGCAACAAGCTGACCCTGACGGGCACCCAGGTGCGGCAGGTCACCATGGCCCAGCCCCGACAGCTGCAAA GGAATGTAGTTCACCTGGTCTCGGCCGGGGGACAACACCACATCATCAGCCAGCCTACCCAGGTGGCGCTCATCCAGGCCATGACGCAGCAGAGTGGGCAGGCGCAGGGCGGGGTGCAGGCCATGCCAGGCCCCCAGCCCACCACCATCCTGCCCGCCACAGCCTCTGCCACTACGGCAGCCGCCACGTCAGCAGCCATCAGTGTCCCCATAGGTGCCACACAAG TGCCCTCCTCGGTGGTGAACAGCTCTGGGGTGGTAAAGATTGTGGTACGGCAAGCCCCACGGGATGGCCtggtgcctgccccagccctccagcagccTCCCCGCCCAGCTACAGCCACCTCGACCACCACCCTGCCTACCCTACCAGCTACCCTGATGGCACAGCGAGCCCAGCTCCCTGTGGCACCCATCCCGCCCGTGCGGCTGCCCACTCAACCGCTGGTTCCTGTGCGGACAcccaccccactccaggcccTAGTGCGGCCCATGATACGGGTAGTGCAGGCACCAGTGCCCAGCATGGAGCAGCCAG CACCAGCGCCACCTTCTCCTGTCCCGGcggcccctctccccaaccctcctgcCACCACCATCGCCACTGTCAGCTGCCCCTCGCTGGCTCTCCGGCCCGCGCCTGCAGCTgcgcccagcccagggcccaagGAGGAACCTGAGACACTAACGCTACGCTCCAccacacccaccccaccacccCCATCGCCACGGGCCCCACGGCACAgacggcagccccctcccccgccccggtcACCCTTCTATCTG GAATCACTTGAAGAGAAGCGGAAGAAGCAGAAAGAGGAGCGCCTGGACCGGCTCTTCCGCCTCAACGAGCAGCACTGCAACCTGGCGCCCATCTACGGCACTGAGGTGCTGCGCCTctgcaccctcttccctcccagccctgctggggagcaggaggaggaggggcaggaagtggCCCCCAAGTTGGATGGCTGGAAGGGGGCCAGCTACACCCACTGCTACGTGGCGCAGGTGCAGCGGGACCCCCAGCACCTAGAGGCGTACTGGCAGCGGGCCACAGCCCTTGCCCAGGCCATCCTGACACCCCAGCAGAGGGTTGAGCAGTTGGCAGACATCATCGAGAG GTTCATCTTTGCTATGCCTCCCGTGGAGGCACCTGCCATCACCATTCACACCTCTCACCCACCCCCGTCACTCCTGCTCCACCAGGCCATCTTCAAGGAGACGCTGCGGCGGGAGATCTCACCCCGCGCCAGTGGCCTGCATCGCATCGTCTGCAACATGCGCACCCAGTTCCCTGACCTCCGCCTCATCCAGTACGACTGTG GAAAGCTCCAGACCCTGGACCTGTTGCTGCGACAGCTGAAGGCCGGTGCACACCGTGTCCTCATCTTCACCCAGATGACCCGTATGCTGGACGTGCTGGAGCAGTTCCTCAACTACCATGGGCACATCTACCTGCGCCTGGATGGTAGCACCCGTGTGGAACAGAGACAG gcGCTGATGGAGCGTTTCAACGCCGACAAGCGCATCTTCTGCTTCATCCTATCAACACGCAGTGGAGGTGTGGGGGTGAACCTGACGGGTGCTGACACGGTGGTGTTCTACGACAGCGACTGGAACCCCACCATGGATGCGCAGGCCCAGGACCGCTGCCACCGCATCGGCCAGACCCGTGACGTTCACATCTACAG GCTGATCAGCGAGCGGACAGTAGAGGAGAACATCCTGAAAAAGGCCAATCAGAAGAGGATGCTGGGAGACATGGCCATTGAGGGAGGAAACTTCACCACAGCTTACTTCAAACAG CAAACCATCCGGGAGCTCTTTGACATGCCCTTGGATGAGCCGGCCAAGAAGGATGGGGAGGTCCTCACCATGGCACCAGAGGATGAGGAGGATCCCATGGCTAACAAGCAGACCCAGATCCTGGAGCAG GCGCTGTGCAAGGCCGAGGACCCTGAAGACATCCGGGCGGCTACGCAGGCCAAGGCTGAGCAGGTGGCGGAGCTGGCCGAGTTCAACGAGAACATTCCCTTAGATGCCGATGAGCGGCCCagcaaggaggaagaggaggagatgtCTAAGGCTGAGCAGGAGATTGCCTCACTCGTGGAGCAG CTCACCCCCATCGAACGCTATGCCATGAACTTCCTGGAGGCCTCCTTGGAGGACATCAGCCGAGAAGAGCTGAAGCAGGCAGAG GAGCAGGTGGAGGCCGCCCGGAAGGACATAGACCAGGCCAAGGATGAGGTGGTGTTCAAGCTGCCTGACGACGAGGATGAGGGTAGGCTCAGTGAAGAAGGCTACATGAAGAAGAGCAAGAAGGCCAGGGTGCCCAGCCGTGCATGCCCAGAACGGGCTGGCACGCGCATGAGTGAGCGACTGCGGGGCACTCGCCTCTCCCTGCGCGAGGCAGATGGAGTGGACACCGAGTTGCCCCACGCCCGGCTCCCAAGCCTGCGCCACCTGCGGGGCCAGCATGCCAGGCTGGAGTCTGAGGAGCCAGAAGATCACCTGTCCCTGGTGGCCCAGCACACACGTGGCGCCGCCATCCGCAGGGACCTGGTGCGGGAGGAGATGCCGGCTCTAACCCGCAGGGCTGTGGCCAAGAGGGAGGACCCAGGGAAGGTTCCAGGAGCTGGTGAAAGGATGCTGCGGCCCATTCATCACAGAACAGAGGCTCCCATTGCTGGGGAGAGGGTACTTCGGGCCTCCCCACAGAGACCTGAACCCTCTGCCACCGGGGACAAGTTGTTGCGAGGCACCCATCAGAGAGCTGAGCCCCTGGCCGCTATAGAGCGGGTGCTCCGAGCCATCCCTCAGAGAGCAGATGCCCCAGTacctggggacagggtgctacgAGGCACCCAGCAGAGAACAGAGTCTCTGGCTACCATGGAGCGGGTGCTGCGGAGTGCGCCCCCAAGAACAGATGTTCCAGCTCCAGGGGACAGAGTGCCCCGGCCAGCCTTCTTCAGGCCAGAGGTGGCACCTGCTAGAGAGCAGGACCTGACTCCCGAGACACCGATCACTGGGGCGAAACTTCTCCAGCTGAGACCGGAGGTAGCACCTGCCAGAGAGTCCTCCCAGTCAACACTTCCAGCTACTGAGATGGGGATGGCCATGGGAGTGCCAGCCCTGGTAGGGCATGAGAGCACAGCATCCACAGAGGAGCCGGCCTCGAAAATGCTCCCCGCTGAACATGTGCTGCAGATGAAGCCACCACTCTTTGGGGAAGAGGTGCTGGGTTCAGTGGAGCTTGTGACTAGAGAGAAgatggggagcacagagctgtcTTCTGCCTCAGAGAAagttcctctcccagccccctgtggACTGGAGATCCCAGCCACTGACAAGCTGGTGCCAAGCCTGGAGACGCCAGCTTCTGGGGAGGAGACACCTGAAGAAGCCAAGGGAttccagagcaaagccaaggtGGCCCAAGAGCTGGCCCAACACCCAGGGGAGCTGCATAGTGTGGATGTGAAGAGGGGGGAGCCAGTCAGGCATGTCCCAGAGGAGCTGGAGAGCCCAGTGCCTGATGGGCCTGTAGCAGAGCTCCCCCTGGAGATGCCCACCCATGGTGCTGCTAAGACAGGGATCGAATCGTCCACTGCTGAGTTTTTCTCCACCACAGAGGACAAAGTCCCAGGAGaggcagagccccagccagcctggcctCTCATGGGCCCCCTGAACCAGCCTGTGGAGGCTGCCAACTCCCTGCCTCGACTGAAAATGCCTCCCCCCAGCAAAGAGCAGAATGGGCTAGAGAGGCCTTCCCCTTTCTCAAATAGCCTAAGCAAGGCCCAGCCCCAAGACCTGGCCCAGGACTCCACAGAGCCAGCAGAACTAATCAGTGGTGGCAGCGGCACCCTGAAGGAGATGCCCAAGAGGGGTCTGGGGGACcaggaaggcaagccccagcacCCAGATGGAGTGAGTGCAGCCTCTCTGGAGCTGGGGGAAATGCAGTCAGGGACAACCTCCTCTTCGGACAGCCCGTCGCCAGCAAAAACACCACGCCGGCGCACCAGTGCTGATGTGGAGATCCGGCAGAATCACCAGGGCCAGGATGGCCCAGCTGCCAAGGTCTTGCGCAAGCTGCCAGGCCGCCTGGTCACTGTAGTGGAGGAGAAAGAGCTGATCCGGCGCCGGCGCAACCGCGTCCACAAGACAGATGCCACTGGTAGCACTGTGGTGAGTCCCAGCAGCAGTTCCGCTCACAGCATCTCAGAAATGGAACTAtccccctctggcaaggagctgcCGCTGCTCCGTGACCTGCCCGCACGCCGTAGGATTGAGCTGGAGAGTCGGGCTGCCAAGGAGAGGGGAGATGAGGGCTCTGGTCTGGaactgccccccagcctgcccccgcctcccctcaAGCGTAAACGGGGTCGACCCCCCAAGAACAAGTCTCCAGAGCAGCCAAGCCAGGGCGAAGTACAGCTACCACCTGGCACCCACGTGCCCCGCATTAGTAAGCCAGAGATCAAGACTCCGGAGCCATCCTCACCCAAGACAAAAACCCTGGAGCAGCCATGCAAGGGGGAGACATGGCCACTGCCTAGCACCCCAAAACCACGTGGCCAGAAGCTGGAACCTAAGGCCCCCGAGCCAGCCTCTCCAAGGAACAAGACAGAGAGCAGTGAGAATGATTCCCCCTTGGAGAAGCGCCGGCGGGGCCGGCCCCCGAAGACACATTGGGTCCCTGCCGCTCCTAGCACTGAATCACCCCCAAAGCGCAAGCGGGGCCGGCCCCCCAAGAACCCAGCTTCCCCCCGTGTTGAGACACCAGCCCCTCGTCCTGGCTCAACCTCAGACCGCGACACATCCACTGAGAAGGAGCCGCCCCCACCTGGCCACAAGAGAAGGcggaggaggaaggaagagccCGGTCCGGCCCCCAGTGAGAGCTCGTCAGATGGTGAAGAAGCCCGGCCCCTCACCCGGCTGGCCCGGCTCCGGCAGGAAGAGAAGCTGGAATCAGGCAGTGAGTGCTCGGCCCTGCTTCCATCCCAGAATGCAGCCCCTAAGCCAGAGCCAGACGGCACCTCCTCAGGGGAGAGCAGCATGTCAGAACAGACCCCAGCTCGCTCCACCCGACAGCGGCCAGGCAGCTTGATGCCACCACTGGAGCAGGAGCATCAAAGGCGCAAGCGGGGGTGCCTGTCAGAGGGTGGCAAGTCATCCGGGGCTGCTGGCTCttcagaggaggagggaggtggtgaGTCGGAATCATCGGCAGAGttgagcggggaggagggcgaaCGGCAGCCCAAGCGCCAACGCCGCCACGCAGCCCGAGCCCCTAGCGGCAGGAGACGGCAGTGCCCCCAGGGCAGCTCGGCTGACCGAATCCTGCGaagtgctgctgccactccagccgGCAATACTCGCTCAGCTGCTGGCGCCCCCACGCCCTCGgccactgctgctcctgctgccatggtTACCTCCTCGCTAAGTATCAGAGGCCGAAAGCCCAAAACGTGA